The segment CATCCCGAGATCCACACCATCGCCGCCGGCATCGTGGCGCGCCGCAAGTTCGTCTATCTCTGCACCAACGCCCTGCTGATGGAGAAGCGACTCGACCGCTTCACTCCCAGCCCCTTCTTCACCTGGTCGGTCCATCTGGACGGCGGGCGCGAGGAGCATGACAAGGCGGTCTGCCAGCCGGGCGTCTACGACCGCGCCGTCGCGGCGATCCGCGCCGCCAAGGCGCGCGGCTTCCGCGTCAACATCAATTGCACCCTGTTCGACGGGGCGGAGCCGGAGAAGGTCGCCGCCTTCTTCGACGAGGCGATGGCCGCCGGCATCGACGCCGTCACCGTGTCGCCCGGCTACGCCTACGAGCGCGCGCCGGACCAGGAGCATTTCCTGAACCGCCGCAAGACCAAGGAGCTGTTCCGCGACGTCTTCGCGCGGGGGCGGGGCAAGAAGTGGCGCTTCTCGCAATCGTCCCTGTTCCTCGATTTCCTGGCCGGCAACCGCACCTACCGTTGCTCACCCTGGGGCAACCCGACGCGCAACGTCTTCGGCTGGCAGCGCCCCTGCTACCTGTTGGGCGAGGGCTACGCCCCGACCTTCAAGGCGCTGATGGAGGAAACGGACTGGGACGCCTACGGAACCGGCAACTACGAGAAATGCGCCGACTGCATGGTCCACAGCGGCTATGAGCCGACCGCGGTGGAGGACACGTTGCGCAATCCCTTGTCGGCGCTGGCGGTCAGCCTGCGCGGGCCGCGCACGGACGGGCCGATGGCGCCGGAGATTCCGCTGGACCGCCAGCGCCCGGCGGAGGAGGTCTTCTCACGCCACGTCGCGGACACGCTGCGCCGGATCGAGGCCGAGCGGACCGCCGCCGAGTAAATCCGCCGGAAGGGTTTGGGCGGCCCCGCGCAGTGCCGCGAGGGCGCGGCCCAGGTCCCAGGCCAGCCGGCCCAGCGCGACGAGTTCGCGGGGGTCGGCGGCCAGCCGCGCCAGCACGGCGCCGGGGGACATGCGCCCCGCCCCGTCCAGCCCGGCCAACGCCGCCGCGGGCAGTGCCCGCCACGCCGGGTCGGCGACCGCGCGCAGCACGGCGAAGGGCCTCCCCCATGCCTGGCAGGCCCGCGCGACGGCAAGGCTCTCCAGATCGACCGCCGCGGCGCCGGTCAGCGCCTTCAGCCTCGTCTTGTCACCGACCGTCGCCGCGGGCATGCGGGCGCCGGCCAGCAACGCGGAGTGTGCCTGCGGCAAGGCGTTGTGCAGGCGGTCCCGCCAGGGTTGCCAAGCCTCGTAGACGGGTCCGTCCTCATCGACGACAGCCGTCGCCACAACCAGCGAGCCGGGCCGCAGGTCGGGCGCCAAGCCGCCCGCGATGCCGAAGCTGATGAGTCCGCAGGCTCCGCCTTCCAACAGCCGATGCGCGGCCACCGCGGCGGCGCCCCCCGTGGCGCAAACGACGGGCAGCCCGCTGCGCCGGGCGATACGGGCCTCCAACGCCATGCCGGTGAGGATCGCGGCGGCCATCACGCCTCCCTAAGGCGAAATCCAGTAACGCAGCGTCAACGCCGTTTCCACGCCATCCTCCCCCACCGTCACGGCGGCATCGCGGAAACTCGGCGCCGCCAGGAGCACGGGAGCATCGTTGCCGAAGCCGAAGCCTTCCCGTGGCACGCCGAGAAGGTTGCGGTCCAATTGACCGTTGCCGTTCTCGTCGTGATAGACGCGCAACGCGTAGATCCCCGGCGGCACGTCGGGCACGGCGACGCGCACCGAACCCTCCGCCGCCGGGGCGGTGACCCGGAAGGCGCAGCGCCCCGCCGGGTAGGCCGCCTCCTCGCAGACGGCGAGGACGATCTGCCCGTCGCCGTTGCGCACGCCCTGGACGGTCACGGTCAGCGCCGCGGCCAAGACCGCCGCCGTTCCTCTCACACCCGCCCCATCACACCCGCCCCATCACACCCTCAGGGCCCGGTATCGGGCCAGCGCCCACAGCGGGAAGCTCGCCGCGTAGCCGTGGTACTTCAGGTAGAAGACGCGCGGGAAGCCCACGGCGGTGAAAGGTTCCTCGCTCCACAGCCCTTCGGCGTCGCGGGCGGACAGCAGATAGTCCACGCCGCGGTCGACCGCCGGGTGGTTGCCCTTGCCGGCGGCCATCAGCCCGAGCAGCGCCCAGGCGGTCTGCGAGGCGGTGGAGACCGCCCCCTCGCCGCGCGGGTTGCCGGCCCAGTAGCTGGCCCCGTCCTCCCCCCAGCCGCCGTCCGGGCGCTGGTGCGCCAGCAGCCACTGGGCGGCGCGCTGCACGGCCACCGCGGAGTGTGGCACCCCGGCTGCGTTCAGCGCCTCCAGCGCCGACCAGGTGCCGTAGACGTAGTTGGTGCCCCAGCGCCCGAACCAGGAGCCATCGCTCTCCTGCTCGCGCTCCAGGAAGGTCAGGCCGCGGCGGGTCGGCACGGTGTCGCGCCCCTCGCCCAGCCGGGCCAGCATCATGACGCAGCGGGCCGTCACGTCGGAGGTCGGCGGGTCGAGCAAGGCGCCATGGTCGGCGAAGGGGATGTGGTTGAGAAAATCGTGCTGGTTCTCGGCGTCGAAGGCGCCCCAGCCGCCGTTGCGGCTCTGCATGCCGACGATCCAGTCCCGCGCGCGGCGGATCGGTTCGCCATAGCGCTCGGTGTCCAGCCGTTGCAGGGCCATCACCACCATGGCGGTGTCGTCGGTGTCCGGGTAATGGGCGTTGTTGTACTGGAAGGCCCAGCCGCCCGAGGCCAGCCCCGGCCGCTGCCACGCCCAGTCGCCCTCGACGTCCAGGATCTGCCGGTCGACCAGCCAGTCCGCCCCGCGCCGGGCCGCGGCGCGGGCCTGCGGGTTTCCGGTTTCCAACAAGGCGTTGCAGATGATCGCGGTGTCCCACACCGGCGACAGGCAGGGCTGGCAATAGACCCGCCCCGGCTGCCGCACCACCAACCCGCGCAGCGCGCGGCGCGCCGTCGCCGCGTCGGGATGGTCGGGCGGCATGCCCAGGCAATGGAACATCAGCACGGCGTTGACCATCGCCGGGAAGATGGCGCCCAGCCCGTCCTCCCCGTTCAGGCGCTCGGTCACGAAACGCACCGCGCGGTCGATGGCCGTCTGGCGTCCGTTGGCCGGGAGGCGCGGCTCCACCGCGTGCAGAGCGGCGTCGAGCGCGCGGAACAGCGTGGCCCAGCCGCCGCGGCTGTTGTTGCTGTGCCAATTGCGCACGCGTTCGGGCGGCTCGGTGAACAGCTCCGCGATGCCGATGCCGCGCGGGTTGCGGGCGCGCAGCCGGTGCGCCATGACGACCAGCAGCGGGACCACCACCGTCCGCGACCAGTAGGAGATGCGGGAGATGTGGAAGGGCGACCAGGGCGGCAGGTTCATCACCTCCACCGGCATCGCCGGCACCGCCCGCCAGGGAATCTGCCCGAACTGGGCCAGCAGGATGCGGGTGAAGACGTTGCAGCGCGCCGCGCCGCCGCGCGCCAGGATCGCCTCGCGGGCGCGGCGCATGTGCGGCGCGTCGGGGCTGTCCCCGGCGGCCTTCAGCGCGAAATAGGCCTTCACGCTGCAGCTGATGTCCATGGCGCCGCCGAAGAACAGCGGCCAGCCGCCGTCCTTGCCCTGCCGCCCGCGGATGAAGGCGGCCAGACCGGCTTCCAGCTCCGGATCGATCTCGTCGAGGATGTGGTGCAGCAGCAGATATTCGGACGGGATGGTGGCGTCGGCCTCCAACTCGAACACCCAATGGCCGTCGGCCTGCTGGCGGCGGATCAGGGCGTCCGTGGCCTCGGCCACGGCGTCGCTCACGGTCTTGGCCGACGGCTCGGCCCGTTGGACCCGCAAGGTTGTGCTTGCGTTGTGGTCTTGCATCGGCGCTCCCGCTTTGCCCCGGTGTTCCCCATGATGGAGGTATCAGGGTAACGAGGTGCCGCGCTTCGCCCATTGGTTGGAAGTAAGATACGGTAGCGTACGTTGGGTGCTGGAGGTTGTCCTGGCAGACTGCGTACGCTTCAAGGGGAGACGTACAGCGTGACAGAACGGCAAGGTGTCCTGGGCCGGATGGCGGACCTCGGCCGCAGCATGATCGGGGGCCTGGGCGCCCTGTCCTGCCGAAGGCCGCGGGTGACGCTGGCGGTCGGGGTCCTGTTGTCCGTCCTGGCCGGCTGGTATTCCGCCGACAATCTGACGATGAGCACCAGCACGGCGGATATGATCTCGCCGGACACAGCCTTCCGCCAGCACACGGAGGAATACCGTCAGGCCTTTCCCTTCGCCGACGATCAGATCGTCGTCGTGGTGGACAGCCCGTCCCCCGACCAGTCGGACGCCGCCGCCGTACGTCTGGCCGAGCGCATGTCGGCCCGCAGCGACGTGCTGTCGGCGGTGGAGGTGCCGTCCGCCGATCCGTACTTCCGCCAGTACGGCCTGCTCTTTCTCGACACGGAAAAATTGCAGGATCTGGCCACCCGGCTGGCCGGAGCACAGGCGGCGCTGGGCGCGCTGAACGCCGCCCCCAACCTTCAGGGTCTGGCCGACCTGCTGGACCTGATCCTGACCCATACGGACGAAGGATCGCCGGCCACCCCCGCCAATCTTCTCGACCGGCTGGCGGTCAGCACAGCGACGGTAGCGGACGGCCGCCCCGTGCCGCTGTCCTGGACCGGGCTGGTGCAGGCCGCGGAGGAGGAGGACCGGGCGGCCAACCGCCGTTTCGTCCTGGCCCGGCCCATTCTGGACAACAGCTCCTTCGGGCGCGGTCGCCCCGCGGTCACCGCGGTGCACGAGGCCATCGGCGCGGTGATGGCGGAGCCGGTCGGGCAAGGGGTCGAGATGCGGGTCACCGGCGCCGTGCCGCTGCGCCAGACGGAGCTGGACACGGTGGCCAACAGCGCCGGTCTCGCCACCATCCTGTCCTTCATCCTGGTTTCGGCCGTGCTGATCGCCGGAATGCGGTCGGGGCGGCTGATCGCCTGCATCATGGTCGTCCTGCTGCTGGGCCTGACGCTGAGCGCCGGGGCGGCGGCGCTGACCGTGGGGCGGTTGAACCTGATCTCCGTCACCTGCGCGGTGATGTTCTTCGGGCTGGGCGACGATTACGGCGGGCATCTCGGCCTGCGCTACCAGGAGGAGCTGCGCCGCGGTCTGCCGCCGCTGGCCGCCGCCATCGAAGCGGTGCGGGCGGTCGGGCCGGCGCTGGTCCTCAGCACCCTGTGCGCCATCATCGGCTTCCTGTCCTTCGTCCCGACCGCCTATCTGGGGCTGGCGGAATTCGGCATCATCTCCGCCGTCGGCATGGTGGTGGCCCTGCTCATCAGCCTGACCCTCCTGCCCGCGCTGATCGTCCTGCTGCGCCCCGGCCCCGGCGTCCCAGCGCCGGAGCGCGAGGACCGCGGCTTCGCCGGCTGGGTCACCCGCCACCACCGCGCCATCCTCGCCCTGGCCGGGGCCAGCGCCGTTTTGTCCATGGCGGCGCTGCCGCTGGTGCGGTTGGACGTCAACCCGCTGAACCTGCAGGACGAGCGGACGGAGGCCGTCGCCACCTACCGCGATCTCGCCACCACCCCGCGGACGTCCCCCTATTCCGTCAACGTCCTGACTCCGGATCTCGCGGCGGCGCAGGCGCTGGCCGACCGGCTGCGCCCCCTGCCGGAGTCGGGCGGCGTGCGCACCTTCGCCAGCTTCATCCCCAAGGACCAGGAGGCCAAGCTGCCCATCCTGGCGGACATGTCGCTGCTGCTCGGCCCCAGCCTCGCCGCACCCGCCACCTCGGCGGCGCTGGACCAGGGCGGGCTGGAGCGCGCCTTCGCCATGCTGAAGACGGTGCTGGGGGGCTATCGGACGGACAAGCGCGACGGACCGCCCGAGTTGCGCGCCGCCGTGCAGCGCTTCGACGGCGCGCTGGCCCGCATCCGGCCGGGGCAGCTCGCCACGCTCGACGCTGCGCTGACCGGGGGCGTGCCGCCGCTGCTCAACCGGCTGCGCGAGGGCATGGCGGTGGAGCAGCCGGTGACGGCCGCCGACGTGCCGGACAGCCTGAGGGTGCGCTGGATCGCCGAGGACGGGCGCGCCCGCGTCGAGGTGCTGCCCACGCACGACATTTCCGACAGCCGCGAAATGGCGGATTTCGCCGACGCGGTGCTGGCCGTGGCGCCCAACGCCACCGGCGCCCCGGTCACGGTGACGGAGGCGGCCCGGGTCGTCGGCTCCGCCTTCCTGGAGGCGACGGCGCTGACGCTGGTGCTGATGGTCCTGCTGCTGGTCGCCGTTCAGCGCTCGGTGACCGGGATGGTGCTGATTCTGGCGCCGCTGGTCCTGGCCGCCCTGTGGACGATGGCAACCGCCGGGCTGCTGGACATCCCCTTCAACTTCGCCAACGTCATCGTCATCCCGCTGCTCTTCGCGCTCGGCGTGTCGAGCAGCATCCACATGGTCTCGCGCGGGCAGGATCTGGTGCGGGAAGGCGCGTCGGACAGCGCCTTCGGCATCGAGCTTCTGGTGACCAGCACGCCGCGCGCCGTCCTGGTCAGCACACTGACCACCAGCACCGCCTTCGCCACGCTGGCGCTGTCCAACCACCGCGGGCTGTCCAGCATGGGTGTGCTGCTGGCGGTGTCGATCACCTACACGGTCATCTCGTCGCTGGTGGTTCTGCCGGCGCTGATGATCCTGTGGCACCGCTGGCGGCTTCGTCGCAGACCAGCAGTCCCGGCGCGGTGACCGAGCCGACGATCAGCCGCCCGTTCCAGGAGAGGGCGACCGTGGCGGCCGAAAAGCGCCGCCCGTCCTGGTCCAGCAGGATCTCCGTCCCGGCGGGGCTCAGCGCCGCGACGCGGGTCGGTGCCGCCGCTCCGCCCGGCCAGCCGTAGCGGTGCAGCGCCAACCGGAACGGCGACGGGTGCAGCGCCACCAGCAGGCGCCCGTCCGGACCCATCGTCAGATTGTCCGGTCCTCCGGGCACGGCGAGGCGTTGCGGTGGCGCCTGTGGGTCGGACAGGCGATAGACGAGCAGCGCGTCCTCCCGCGTGGCGGCGACTGTCAGCCGGTCCCTGGCTTCGTCGGGAAGCAGGCCGTTGGCGAAGCCGATCCCGCCGATCAGGACGCGGGCCGTTCCGTTGTCCACCACACCGACGAAA is part of the Azospirillum baldaniorum genome and harbors:
- the hpnH gene encoding adenosyl-hopene transferase HpnH, with translation MAVPVIQAALVGAYVLRQRIRGNRRFPLVLMMEPLFRCNLACAGCGKIDYPDPILRRRLSVEEALGAVDECGAPVVSIAGGEPLLHPEIHTIAAGIVARRKFVYLCTNALLMEKRLDRFTPSPFFTWSVHLDGGREEHDKAVCQPGVYDRAVAAIRAAKARGFRVNINCTLFDGAEPEKVAAFFDEAMAAGIDAVTVSPGYAYERAPDQEHFLNRRKTKELFRDVFARGRGKKWRFSQSSLFLDFLAGNRTYRCSPWGNPTRNVFGWQRPCYLLGEGYAPTFKALMEETDWDAYGTGNYEKCADCMVHSGYEPTAVEDTLRNPLSALAVSLRGPRTDGPMAPEIPLDRQRPAEEVFSRHVADTLRRIEAERTAAE
- a CDS encoding DUF2141 domain-containing protein; the encoded protein is MAAALTVTVQGVRNGDGQIVLAVCEEAAYPAGRCAFRVTAPAAEGSVRVAVPDVPPGIYALRVYHDENGNGQLDRNLLGVPREGFGFGNDAPVLLAAPSFRDAAVTVGEDGVETALTLRYWISP
- the shc gene encoding squalene--hopene cyclase — protein: MQDHNASTTLRVQRAEPSAKTVSDAVAEATDALIRRQQADGHWVFELEADATIPSEYLLLHHILDEIDPELEAGLAAFIRGRQGKDGGWPLFFGGAMDISCSVKAYFALKAAGDSPDAPHMRRAREAILARGGAARCNVFTRILLAQFGQIPWRAVPAMPVEVMNLPPWSPFHISRISYWSRTVVVPLLVVMAHRLRARNPRGIGIAELFTEPPERVRNWHSNNSRGGWATLFRALDAALHAVEPRLPANGRQTAIDRAVRFVTERLNGEDGLGAIFPAMVNAVLMFHCLGMPPDHPDAATARRALRGLVVRQPGRVYCQPCLSPVWDTAIICNALLETGNPQARAAARRGADWLVDRQILDVEGDWAWQRPGLASGGWAFQYNNAHYPDTDDTAMVVMALQRLDTERYGEPIRRARDWIVGMQSRNGGWGAFDAENQHDFLNHIPFADHGALLDPPTSDVTARCVMMLARLGEGRDTVPTRRGLTFLEREQESDGSWFGRWGTNYVYGTWSALEALNAAGVPHSAVAVQRAAQWLLAHQRPDGGWGEDGASYWAGNPRGEGAVSTASQTAWALLGLMAAGKGNHPAVDRGVDYLLSARDAEGLWSEEPFTAVGFPRVFYLKYHGYAASFPLWALARYRALRV
- a CDS encoding MMPL family transporter codes for the protein MTERQGVLGRMADLGRSMIGGLGALSCRRPRVTLAVGVLLSVLAGWYSADNLTMSTSTADMISPDTAFRQHTEEYRQAFPFADDQIVVVVDSPSPDQSDAAAVRLAERMSARSDVLSAVEVPSADPYFRQYGLLFLDTEKLQDLATRLAGAQAALGALNAAPNLQGLADLLDLILTHTDEGSPATPANLLDRLAVSTATVADGRPVPLSWTGLVQAAEEEDRAANRRFVLARPILDNSSFGRGRPAVTAVHEAIGAVMAEPVGQGVEMRVTGAVPLRQTELDTVANSAGLATILSFILVSAVLIAGMRSGRLIACIMVVLLLGLTLSAGAAALTVGRLNLISVTCAVMFFGLGDDYGGHLGLRYQEELRRGLPPLAAAIEAVRAVGPALVLSTLCAIIGFLSFVPTAYLGLAEFGIISAVGMVVALLISLTLLPALIVLLRPGPGVPAPEREDRGFAGWVTRHHRAILALAGASAVLSMAALPLVRLDVNPLNLQDERTEAVATYRDLATTPRTSPYSVNVLTPDLAAAQALADRLRPLPESGGVRTFASFIPKDQEAKLPILADMSLLLGPSLAAPATSAALDQGGLERAFAMLKTVLGGYRTDKRDGPPELRAAVQRFDGALARIRPGQLATLDAALTGGVPPLLNRLREGMAVEQPVTAADVPDSLRVRWIAEDGRARVEVLPTHDISDSREMADFADAVLAVAPNATGAPVTVTEAARVVGSAFLEATALTLVLMVLLLVAVQRSVTGMVLILAPLVLAALWTMATAGLLDIPFNFANVIVIPLLFALGVSSSIHMVSRGQDLVREGASDSAFGIELLVTSTPRAVLVSTLTTSTAFATLALSNHRGLSSMGVLLAVSITYTVISSLVVLPALMILWHRWRLRRRPAVPAR